Proteins encoded by one window of Streptomyces sp. NBC_01477:
- a CDS encoding glucose 1-dehydrogenase — protein sequence MSDLRDKVVIVTGGSGGLGAATAACMARGGARVVVTGRDSAEGEKAAAAFGGVFLRHDVTSEDDWRSVVDATVDRYGRVDGLVNNAGIDSWSLIENETLEQFERVLKVNLTGVFLGLKAVVAPMRAAGGGSIVNIGSATGLTGHPMTSGYGAAKWGARGLTKTAAVELGRYRIRVNSVHPGLVYTPMTAAHGAQPGEGNFPLAALGRVGVPEEIGEAVSFLISDAAAYMTGADIAVDGGWTAGETAMMQHAPAPGDTA from the coding sequence ATGTCCGATCTGCGGGACAAGGTAGTGATCGTGACGGGCGGCTCCGGCGGCCTGGGCGCGGCGACGGCCGCCTGCATGGCCCGGGGCGGGGCCAGGGTGGTGGTCACCGGCCGGGACAGCGCGGAGGGCGAGAAGGCCGCCGCCGCGTTCGGGGGCGTCTTCCTGCGCCACGACGTGACCAGCGAGGACGACTGGCGGTCCGTGGTGGACGCGACGGTCGACCGCTACGGCCGGGTGGACGGCCTGGTCAACAACGCCGGGATCGACTCCTGGTCACTGATCGAGAACGAGACGCTGGAGCAGTTCGAGCGGGTCCTGAAGGTCAACCTGACCGGGGTCTTCCTCGGCCTGAAGGCGGTCGTCGCGCCGATGAGGGCGGCCGGCGGCGGCTCGATCGTCAACATCGGCTCCGCCACGGGCCTGACCGGGCACCCCATGACCTCGGGATACGGGGCGGCCAAATGGGGCGCCCGCGGCCTGACCAAGACGGCGGCGGTGGAGCTGGGCCGCTACCGGATACGGGTGAACTCCGTCCACCCGGGCCTGGTGTACACCCCGATGACCGCGGCCCACGGCGCGCAGCCGGGGGAGGGCAACTTCCCGCTGGCCGCGCTGGGCCGGGTCGGCGTGCCGGAGGAGATCGGCGAGGCGGTGTCCTTCCTGATCTCCGACGCCGCCGCCTACATGACGGGCGCGGACATCGCCGTGGACGGCGGCTGGACGGCCGGGGAGACCGCGATGATGCAGCACGCCCCCGCCCCCGGCGACACCGCCTGA
- a CDS encoding LLM class F420-dependent oxidoreductase, whose product MKFGVSTFVTDQGIAPDALGAALEERGFGSLFVTEHSHIPASRDTPFPGGGELPRNYYRTFDPVVVLTAAAVATERLLLGTGIALIPQRDPIIFAKEMASLDQVSGGRAVLGIGAGWNREEMRDHGTDPRTRMALMRERVLAMKQLWTQEQAEFHGKYVDFPPAYSWPKPLHPIPVLVGGWGPGTFDRVLEYGDGWFPYAASPEALAAGITELRERAGRRVPVVVHAAAPEPKAVADLAEAGADEITFNLPAAPRDETLRRLDLMAGLLG is encoded by the coding sequence ATGAAATTCGGTGTATCGACATTCGTGACCGACCAGGGGATCGCGCCCGACGCGCTCGGGGCGGCGCTGGAGGAACGCGGGTTCGGCTCGCTGTTCGTGACCGAGCACTCCCACATCCCGGCCAGCCGGGACACGCCGTTCCCCGGCGGCGGCGAGCTGCCCCGGAACTACTACCGTACGTTCGACCCGGTCGTGGTGCTCACCGCCGCGGCCGTCGCCACCGAACGGCTGCTGCTCGGCACCGGCATCGCGCTGATCCCGCAGCGCGACCCGATCATCTTCGCCAAGGAGATGGCCTCGCTCGACCAGGTGTCCGGCGGGCGCGCCGTCCTCGGCATCGGCGCCGGCTGGAACCGCGAGGAGATGCGCGACCACGGCACCGACCCGCGCACCCGGATGGCGCTGATGCGCGAGCGCGTGCTGGCGATGAAGCAGCTGTGGACCCAGGAGCAGGCCGAATTCCACGGCAAATACGTCGACTTCCCGCCGGCGTACTCCTGGCCGAAGCCGCTCCACCCGATCCCGGTGCTGGTCGGCGGCTGGGGGCCGGGAACCTTCGACCGGGTGCTGGAGTACGGCGACGGCTGGTTCCCGTACGCGGCGAGCCCCGAGGCGCTCGCCGCCGGTATCACCGAGCTGCGGGAACGCGCCGGGCGGCGGGTGCCGGTCGTGGTGCACGCGGCGGCGCCCGAGCCGAAGGCCGTCGCTGACCTGGCGGAGGCGGGCGCGGACGAGATCACCTTCAACCTGCCGGCCGCGCCGCGCGACGAGACCCTGCGCCGCCTCGACCTGATGGCCGGGCTGCTGGGCTGA